Below is a genomic region from Ruania alba.
CAGTCGGAATACCTAGGAGTTCACATGAACCGTAAGATTCCAAAGATGACGATGACCCCCCGCGGAGCGTTGACGACGAGTTTGGCCCCGTTATGAAGGCACAGGCACTACTCGAATGGGTTCCGGAGGGCAGAGCCCTCGGGATGCCTTTCAAAGAGGACAAGCCATGACTTCAGACGGTGCCGACGCTTCGAAGAGTCAACTTCGCGCGAATCTGCGTTCGCCCGGCCCCTTGGCGATGCAGAGCAGCTCTGAAACGACGAACCTCCGCGATCACGCTGCTATCGCCGGGCCTTCGAGTTCTGGCCGGACCCTTGCGGCGATCCTGCCACTGGAACGCATTGCGGCGACGGCGCCTCATCCCGGGCTCTGGCAGCCCTACGCAGTCATGGGTGACCGCAAGTACTGGAATCAAGTCGACCCCGGTTCCCGGATCAACATACTCAGAAGTGCCGAGCAGTACTCAGAGGGGCGCTGGCCACCGCTACTAGCTTCTGATTATTTGTGCTACGCACGGTCGGGTGAACGCGCACCATATGAAGAGCCGTACCTTGCTCGCCGCAGCATGCTCATTGCATACGCTCTGGCTGCCGTACTGACGGGCGACGAAGCGTGGCTCGAACGGAGCGTCGATGGAATTATGCAGGTCTGCGAGGAGACGTCGTGGGTGGTACCGGCGCATGCCAGTTCGTCGATCGGGCGGCGGATGCGCGTCCCGGATCCCCAACTACGGACTGTCGATATATTCGGGGCTGAGACTGCGGCAACACTTGCTTGGATCGATCGGATTCTTGGAGACCGACTTGACGATACTGCACCAGGGATCCGTGATCGAATTCATGGCGAGGTTGAGCGACGCATACTGGAACCGTTCCTTGCGAGCTCGGAGTGGCGTTGGCTCAGGGCTGGAGCCAACAATTGGAATCCATGGATCCACGCAAACATCCTCACATGTACTCTCCTGCTCGGGCGGGACCATGAAGTCATAATTCAGACTATTGCGCGATGCGTCGAGGGACTCGACAAGTTCCTCATCGGATACAAGGACGATGGAGCGTGCGAAGAGGGGCCCACCTACTGGTGGCGTGCAGCTGGCTCACTGGGCGACTGCCTGGCCCTGCTGCATGACGCGACAGACGGTGGTCTCAATGGATACCAACATCCACTCGTTGCGCCCATGACTCGCTTCCTCCCAGCAGTGCATATCGGGGGACCATGGTACTCGAACTTCGCCGACGGCTCGGCGCGCCCTGATCGAGGAGCGGATGCACACGTACTCTATCTTCTCGGACGCAGGACGAATCAGCCCGATGTCTCAGAGCACGCGCTCGCGATGGCGTCTGCCTGGGCGCGGTCGGAATCCGTCTACGGATCGCCGCCCACGATAGTCGGTCGTCTAACGTCCATCGGTCGCGTGTTGGCTAGTATCACGGACTTCGAATTTCAGGCGGAGGTAGAGCGTGGCAATAGCGGGTATATGCTTCCGCGCCGCGCATGGTACTCGGAGAATCAGATTCTAACTCTTCGAGAGAGGAGTGGATCAACAGACGGACTCTTCCTAGCCGCAAAGGGTGGAGGGAACGGCGACAGCCACAATCATAATGATGTGGGCAGTTTCATCGTTGGCTTGGACGGCCGGCCGTTGATCGTAGACGTCGGCGTGGAACGCTACACAGCAAAAACATTTGGTCCTGAACGGTACGACATTTGGACAATGCAGAGTTCGTCTCACAACCTTCCGGAAGTAGACGGAGTACAACAAGGTTCCGGCCCGGAATTCCACGCCTCCAATGTAGTATATAGCCCGGGCGAGACGGAAGATCGTCTCGTCGTCGACATTGATGGGGCATATCCGAAACGTGCTGGCATGGTGGCTTGGACTCGCACCTTTCGATTCTGTCGGCTTGCCCCATGTCGAGCCGTAGGGGACCCCGAATCATCGACCGCCGCGATACGGGTGGAGGACAGTTGGTCGCTCAACGGATCGCCGACTAGCCTGGTGTGGCACCTGATGTGTGCCGTACGGCCAAAGGTTCGGGGAAGAGGTCGAATTGGCTTTCAGGGGAGCGCTGGGCGTTCGCTCGAGCTCGACTTCGACGGGAGTCGTTTCAAATCAGAGATCGACGAAGTCGCACTACAGGATCCGCAATTGAGGCGCGTATGGGGGGAGAAGCTGTTTCGGATACGCATCATTGCACTAGAGAACGCGAGAAGCATGTCTGGCGTAGTCTCGATGGGCTTTAGGTCAAGCGAAGTCTGATCACTGGAACGCATTGTCGGAACACACGATGCGTGAGAATCATCCAGCGCATGGAACGGAGCCGTCGGATCGGAACAACGTCTCGATCTAGAAACGGATCCGGAGGGGAGATGCACACCATGCGTCAAGTGCCAGTTGTTGCTCATCGCCTTGAAGCTTGGCGGCGTTTGATCGTAAGGGCGGACTCCCGTGATGCCGACGGACGGTAATGATTGCGAGATCTCCCCATGTAGAAGCATGCCAGCAATTCGATCGTCGGATACATCGGAATCGCTACAAGAACGTGGAAATCGATATGAGTGAATTGAAGAAGCGCTCGGACAACAATTTCCCAACCGGGAATGTTGAGCACCGGGTTCCCGGCAGGCTCGCTGGGCGTAAGGCTCTTGTCACGGGTGCGTCTCGAGGGATTGGTGCAGAAGCGGCACGGGCATTCGCATCAGAGGGGGCGGCAGTAGCTCTTTGCTATGAGCCGAGGCCTGAGATGAGGGATCTTGCGTTTGGTCTAGCAGCGGACCTCACTGAAGGTGGAGCGACGGCAGTGGCATTCGCAGCGGACTTGAGCAACCCAGACGATATAGAGGACTTGGTTCGCCGCTCACGGGATGCACTGGGCGGGATCGACATCGTCGTTGCCAATGCGGCGGCCCAACAGCGTGCATCATGGCGTGACATTAGCGTTGCCGAGTGGGATCACATGCAGAGCGTCAATGTTCGGGGAACTTGGCTCCTTGCTCGCGCCGCCTATCCGGCCTTGCGTGCAAGTGCGTGCGCATCGATCATCACTGTTACCAGCGTAATGGTCGAAACGGGCCAGGTCGGTGCGCTACATTATACGGCCAGCAAGGCGGCAGTGATTGGAATTACGCGCGCGCTTTCGCGCGAGCTTGGTGGAGAGAGGATTCGCGTGAACGCGGTGATGCCGGGCGCGATTCGAACAGAGTATGAGGAGGGTTTGGTTCCGGATGGCAAGAATTTCGGGCGCTTGATAGCCAGCCAGGCGCTAGAAAGACGGGGTCTTGCGAAGGACGTCGCGGGCGTATTCACGTTCTTAGCCAGCGATGAGAGTTCCTTTGTCACGGGCCAAGTGGTGAACGTAGACGGTGGCTGGGTACACTATTAGGAGAAACGGATCAGTATTATGAATTTGCGAGCGTTCGACGAATCGATAGAGGCGCGGCGGAGAGCGCTGGAGTTGACGCCTGGCGGCGTGCACTCAAACGTGCGTTTGAGTGCCCCGAACATTACATTTGCTCGCGGAAAGGGCGCGTGGCTGTGGGATGTCGACGGCAATGACTATGTAGACTATCTCCTAGGCCAAGGGCCAAATTTCTTCGGGCATGCGCCCGACGTTCTGAATCGTTCCGTCGCGGATGCCATGTCTCGCGGCTCAGTGTTTGGCTCCCAGAACGTCTATGAGAACCCCGCGGGCGAAGCCTTCCTGGACACAGTGCGGTGGGCAGATCAGGTCCGCTTCGGATCGTCAGGGACCGAGGTTGTGCAGGTCGCGCTCCGCTTGGCTCGGGCTCTAACGGGACGTGACAAGTTCATTCGGTTCGAGGGCCACTATCACGGTTGGCTTGACAATGTCCTCGTTAAGACTGTGAACGGGATCCCGTCTCCTGCTAGCAAGGGCCAGGTCGAGTCGCATCTCACCGACTCGCTGATGCTTCGGTTCAACGACCTGGAGGCTGTGGAAACGGCGCTAGCGCATCGGCACACGGAGGTTGCGGCCGTGATCCTTGAGCCGGTGATGTGTAACATCGGTGCCATCCCACCTAGGCCGGGCTATCTGGAAGGCGTTCGTGAGCTGTGTACGCGCTACGGCGTGGTGCTCATATTCGACGAGGTCGTCACTGGATTCCGGCTTGCGGCTGGCGGTGCGGCGGAACGTTTTGGCGTTGTTCCGGACCTGGCTACGTTCGGCAAGGCGATGGCGGGAGGCTGGCCCGTCGCGGCGCTCGCCGGGACGGCAGACCTGATGGAATCTCTTGGAACGGGAGCGGTCAACCATTCTGGAACGTTCAATGCCTCTGTTGGCGCGTGTGCCGCTGTGTCCGCAAGCCTGGCGGCTCTCCGGGACGATCCACCGTACGCCCGTATTGAGGCTCATGGGCACGCGTTGATGAGAGGTCTCCGCGAGCTTGGTAGGCGGCACGGCGTCCCGTTGCGCGTCCAAGGCTTGCCCATGGCGTTCCACGTGTCTTTTGGGGACCCTGAGCCGGTTACGAACTACGAAGACCTGCAGATGCTCGATCTTGACCGCTACCACCGGTTTGCGGCCGAACTGGCGAACCAAGGTGTGTGGGTCGCGGGTCGTGGTGTCTGGTACGTCTCGACTACGCATGCGGAGCCCGAACTCGAGGCGGTCCTGGAGCGAGTCGATGGAGCCCTTGAGCAGCTTGTCCGACAGGAGGGTCATCGAGCATGACGATTACAAAAATTGAGACCATTACGCAGGCGCCTGGTTGCCCTCAACCGAATTTGATATTCGTGATTGTTCACACTGCGGATGGGCTGGTCGGTCACGGCGAAACGTACTACGCCC
It encodes:
- a CDS encoding heparinase II/III domain-containing protein; translated protein: MLPRRAWYSENQILTLRERSGSTDGLFLAAKGGGNGDSHNHNDVGSFIVGLDGRPLIVDVGVERYTAKTFGPERYDIWTMQSSSHNLPEVDGVQQGSGPEFHASNVVYSPGETEDRLVVDIDGAYPKRAGMVAWTRTFRFCRLAPCRAVGDPESSTAAIRVEDSWSLNGSPTSLVWHLMCAVRPKVRGRGRIGFQGSAGRSLELDFDGSRFKSEIDEVALQDPQLRRVWGEKLFRIRIIALENARSMSGVVSMGFRSSEV
- a CDS encoding SDR family NAD(P)-dependent oxidoreductase; this encodes MSELKKRSDNNFPTGNVEHRVPGRLAGRKALVTGASRGIGAEAARAFASEGAAVALCYEPRPEMRDLAFGLAADLTEGGATAVAFAADLSNPDDIEDLVRRSRDALGGIDIVVANAAAQQRASWRDISVAEWDHMQSVNVRGTWLLARAAYPALRASACASIITVTSVMVETGQVGALHYTASKAAVIGITRALSRELGGERIRVNAVMPGAIRTEYEEGLVPDGKNFGRLIASQALERRGLAKDVAGVFTFLASDESSFVTGQVVNVDGGWVHY
- a CDS encoding aspartate aminotransferase family protein, whose translation is MRAFDESIEARRRALELTPGGVHSNVRLSAPNITFARGKGAWLWDVDGNDYVDYLLGQGPNFFGHAPDVLNRSVADAMSRGSVFGSQNVYENPAGEAFLDTVRWADQVRFGSSGTEVVQVALRLARALTGRDKFIRFEGHYHGWLDNVLVKTVNGIPSPASKGQVESHLTDSLMLRFNDLEAVETALAHRHTEVAAVILEPVMCNIGAIPPRPGYLEGVRELCTRYGVVLIFDEVVTGFRLAAGGAAERFGVVPDLATFGKAMAGGWPVAALAGTADLMESLGTGAVNHSGTFNASVGACAAVSASLAALRDDPPYARIEAHGHALMRGLRELGRRHGVPLRVQGLPMAFHVSFGDPEPVTNYEDLQMLDLDRYHRFAAELANQGVWVAGRGVWYVSTTHAEPELEAVLERVDGALEQLVRQEGHRA